Proteins from one Lonchura striata isolate bLonStr1 chromosome 28, bLonStr1.mat, whole genome shotgun sequence genomic window:
- the LINGO3 gene encoding leucine-rich repeat and immunoglobulin-like domain-containing nogo receptor-interacting protein 3 produces MPHTMTWWLPVLALHVVLLSPRAGACPARCECAPQLRSVLCHRKRLTAIPEGIPTETRVLELNKNRIRCLNPGDLAPYPLLEELDFSENIISNVEPGAFSNLFNLQTLRLRGNQLKLIPPGVFTKLTNLTLLDISENKLVILLDYMFQDLRNLKSLEVGDNDLVYISQRAFSGLLGLEQLTIEKCNLTSISAESLSYLQNLEVLRLRHLSISALEDQNFKKLYNLLQLEIDNWPLLEEVSPTSFQGLNLTSLSITYTNITAVPAAALRNLVYLRYLNLSYNPISTVLKGSFKDLIRLQELHIVGALLVSVEPQAFSGLRQIRLLNLSSNFLSTLEESTFHSVNTLETLRVDRNPLACDCRLLWILQRRKTLNFDGQQPMCSSPPEIQGNALRDFPDSVLFEYFTCQKPKIRDRKLQHVTAREGQSVSFLCRADGEPDPSIAWVSPQHRMITTRSTGRATVLPGGTLEIRFAQVQDSGTYICIASNAGGNDTYFATLTVKGRPADGAHHANRTLYLSDFNDTFHNNTQVFLKFTLDLKTILVSTAMGCITFLGVVLFCFLLLFVWSRGRGQHKNNFSVEYSFRKVDGPTTTTGQGGARKFNMKMI; encoded by the coding sequence ATGCCCCACACCATGACATGGTGGCTCCCGGTGCTGGCCCTGCACGTGGTCCTGCTGTCCCCGCGGGCGGGCGCCTGCCCCGCGCGCTGCGAGTGCGCCCCGCAGCTGCGCTCGGTGCTGTGCCACCGCAAGCGCCTCACCGCCATCCCCGAGGGCATCCCCACCGAGACCCGCGTCCTGGAGCTCAACAAGAACCGCATCCGCTGCCTCAACCCCGGCGACCTGGCGCCGTACccgctgctggaggagctggatttCAGCGAGAACATCATCTCCAATGTGGAGCCCGGCGCCTTCAGCAACCTGTTCAACCTGCAGACCCTGCGGCTGCGGGGGAACCAGCTCAAGCTCATCCCCCCGGGGGTCTTCACCAAGCTGACCAATCTGACCCTGCTGGACATCAGCGAGAACAAGCTGGTCATCCTGCTGGACTACATGTTCCAGGACCTGCGCAACCTGAAGAGCCTGGAGGTGGGTGACAACGACCTGGTGTACATCTCCCAGCGCGCCTTCTCGGGGctgctgggcctggagcagctgaCCATTGAGAAGTGCAACCTGACCTCCATCTCGGCCGAGTCGCTGTCCTACCTCCAGAACCTGGAGGTGCTGCGGCTCCGGCACCTCAGCATCTCTGCACTGGAGGACCAGAACTTCAAGAAGCTCTACAatctcctgcagctggagatCGACAACTGGCCACTGCTGGAGGAGGTGTCCCCCACCAGCTTCCAGGGCCTGAACCTCACCTCGCTTTCCATCACCTACACCAACATCACAGCCGTGCCCGCCGCTGCCTTGAGGAACTTGGTGTACCTGCGGTACCTCAACCTGTCCTACAACCCCATTAGCACTGTGCTGAAAGGCTCCTTTAAAGACCTCATCcggctccaggagctccacaTCGTGGGCGCTCTCCTGGTGTCCGTGGAGCCGCAGGCTTTCTCCGGCCTGAGACAGATCCGGCTGCTCAACCTCTCCAGCAACTTCCTGTCCACGCTGGAGGAGAGCACCTTCCACTCGGTCAACACGCTGGAGACGCTGCGGGTGGACAGGAACCCCCTGGCCTGCGACTGCCGGCTCCTCTGGATCCTGCAGCGGCGGAAGACGCTCAACTTCGACGGGCAGCAGCCCATGTGCTCCTCGCCGCCCGAAATCCAGGGCAACGCCCTGCGCGACTTCCCGGACTCGGTGCTCTTCGAGTACTTCACCTGCCAGAAGCCCAAGATCCGCGATCGGAAGCTGCAGCACGTGACGGCGCGGGAGGGGCAGTCCGTGTCCTTCCTGTGCCGGGCCGATGGAGAGCCCGACCCCTCCATCGCCTGGGTGTCCCCCCAGCACCGCATGATCACCACCCGCAGCACGGGGCGGGCCACGGTGCTGCCTGGGGGCACCCTGGAGATCCGCTTCGCCCAGGTGCAGGACAGCGGCACCTACATCTGCATCGCCAGCAACGCCGGTGGCAACGACACCTACTTCGCCACGCTGACGGTCAAGGGGCGCCCGGCCGACGGCGCCCACCACGCCAACCGGACTTTGTACCTCAGCGACTTCAATGACACCTTCCACAACAACACCCAGGTCTTCTTGAAGTTCACCTTGGACCTCAAGACCATCCTGGTCTCCACGGCCATGGGCTGCATCACTTTCCTGGGCGTGGTGCTCTTCTGCTTCCTCCTGCTCTTCGTCTGGAGCCGCGGCCGGGGGCAGCACAAGAACAACTTCTCCGTGGAATATTCCTTCCGCAAGGTGGACGGTCCCACCACCACCACCGGCCAAGGAGGGGCCAGGAAGTTCAACATGAAGATGATCTGA